A window from Setaria italica strain Yugu1 chromosome VIII, Setaria_italica_v2.0, whole genome shotgun sequence encodes these proteins:
- the LOC105915057 gene encoding pentatricopeptide repeat-containing protein At4g19890, with the protein MPKCSLATAMAAASSSSPISMLRPLSTAATPAASCPPLPPLHSYDAACPGDPDPASLAPDDAIAALPSLADSAGSAAALALFRRLAARPDLRRLMRLYATAATTFVARGNLPMAHEAMRTMVAAFAEAGRLREAADMVLEMRSHGLPLCVETANWVLRVGLHHPACFPHAREMFDGMTRGGGVRPDERSFRALVLGCCREGRFEEVDALLVAMRQHGFCLDNATCTVVVRAFCQQGRLKDVSELFRRMSEMGMPPNMVNYTAWIDGLCKRGYVKQAFHVLEEMVRKGLKPNVYTHTSLIHGLCKIGWTERAFRLFLKLVKSSSYKPNVHTYTVMIGGYCKEGKLARAEMLLGRMVEQGLVPNTNTYTTLIDGHCKGGSFDRAFELMNKMKQEGFLPNIYTYNAIVGGLCRKGQIQEAYKALRMATSQGLHLDKVTYTILITEHCKQGHIMYALELFNRMADNGCYPDIDTYTTIIAAYCQQKQMEQSQKLFDKCLAIGLMPTKQTYTSMIAGYCKVGKSTSALRMFERMVQHGCLPDSITYGALISGLCKESRLEEARALYESMLDKHLVPCDVTRVTLAFEYCRKEKISIAVSMLDRLDKRQQAHTADALVRKLSAADNLDAASLFLKNVLEKHYTVDHLTYTSFINSCYNSNRYALASEISEKISKRISNFHQKDATTIA; encoded by the coding sequence ATGCCGAAATGCTCTCTcgccaccgccatggccgccgcctcctcctcctccccaatctCCATGCTCCGGCctctctccaccgccgccaccccggccgcctcatgtccccctctccctcccctccactccTACGATGCCGCCTGCCCCGGCGACCCCGACCCCGCCTCGCTCGCCCCCGACGACGCCATCGCGGCGCTCCCGTCCCTCGCGGACTCCGCGGGCTCCGCGGCGGCGTTGGCGCtcttccgccgcctcgccgcacGCCCGGACCTCCGCCGTCTCATGCGGCTCTacgccacggccgccaccaccttcGTTGCGCGGGGGAACCTCCCCATGGCGCACGAGGCCATGCGCACGATGGTCGCGGCCTTCGCGGAGGCCGGCCGGCTCCGGGAGGCCGCGGACATGGTGCTCGAGATGCGGAGCCACGGGCTGCCCCTCTGCGTTGAGACAGCCAACTGGGTGCTCCGCGTCGGGCTTCATCACCCAGCCTGCTTCCCGCACGCGCGCGAGATGTTCGACGGAATGAcgcggggcggcggggtgcgCCCCGACGAGCGCAGCTTCCGGGCGCTGGTCCTCGGGTGCTGCCGGGAGGGGCGCTTCGAGGAGGTCGACGCCTTGCTGGTGGCAATGCGGCAGCACGGGTTCTGCCTGGACAACGCGACGTGCACGGTGGTTGTGCGCGCGTTCTGCCAGCAGGGGCGGCTCAAGGATGTGTCCGAGCTGTTCAGGAGGATGTCGGAGATGGGAATGCCGCCGAACATGGTGAACTACACCGCGTGGATTGATGGTCTGTGCAAGAGGGGCTACGTCAAGCAGGCGTTCCATGTGCTGGAGGAGATGGTCAGGAAGGGGTTGAAGCCGAACGTGTACACGCACACGTCGCTGATACATGGTCTCTGCAAGATTGGGTGGACGGAGCGGGCGTTCCGGCTGTTCTTGAAGCTTGTTAAGAGCAGCTCGTACAAGCCCAATGTGCATACATACACTGTGATGATTGGAGGGTACTGCAAAGAGGGGAAGCTTGCTCGAGCTGAGATGCTGTTGGGGAGGATGGTTGAGCAGGGACTTGTGCCAAACACAAACACATACACTACGCTGATCGATGGTCACTGCAAAGGAGGCAGCTTTGATCGTGCCTTTGAGCTGATGAATAAGATGAAGCAGGAAGGTTTTTTGCCCAATATTTATACATACAATGCTATTGTTGGTGGTTTGTGTAGGAAAGGACAGATTCAAGAAGCTTACAAGGCTCTCCGAATGGCAACTAGTCAGGGGCTGCATCTTGATAAGGTGACATATACTATACTCATAACTGAGCATTGCAAACAGGGCCACATTATGTATGCCCTAGAGTTGTTCAACAGGATGGCAGATAATGGTTGCTATCCGGATATAGACACATACACCACCATTATTGCTGCATACTGCCAGCAAAAGCAAATGGAACAAAGTCAGAAGCTGTTTGACAAATGCCTTGCCATAGGATTAATGCCAACCAAACAAACTTATACTTCAATGATTGCCGGATACTGTAAAGTTGGGAAATCAACCTCGGCTCTGAGAATGTTTGAGAGAATGGTTCAACATGGATGCCTTCCTGACTCAATAACTTACGGGGCCCTAATAAGTGGGTTATGCAAGGAGTCCAGACTAGAGGAAGCACGGGCATTATATGAGAGCATGCTTGATAAACATTTGGTTCCATGTGATGTAACTCGTGTCACTTTAGCTTTTGAATATTGCAGGAAGGAGAAGATAAGCATTGCTGTATCCATGTTGGATAGACTGGACAAACGGCAACAGGCTCACACAGCAGATGCACTTGTTAGAAAGCTCAGCGCCGCGGACAATTTGGATGCTGCTAGTCTTTTCCTTAAAAATGTTCTGGAGAAGCATTACACTGTTGACCATCTAACTTATACAAGCTTCATCAATTCATGCTATAACAGCAATAGATATGCCCTAGCTTCTGAAATATCTGAAAAGATCTCGAAGAGGATCTCTAACTTTCATCAAAAGGATGCCACAACCATTGCTTGA
- the LOC101772650 gene encoding LRR receptor kinase SERK2, with the protein MKLLVFALVLLGCLQSSAAAEFQVEALYEMRQQLIDNSGVLNYWKDNQMSPCYWDHVTCQDNKVTTISLSSSGLTGTLSPSIAKITTLQELILHGNSITGVIPQEFGNLSSLKTLDLGKNNLNGSIPDTLGRLPKLEILDLSQNHLSGSIPSSFINLQSLNNINLAYNNLSGEIPQYLLRVPQYNYTGNHLNCGQHLFPCEGGSTKTDGSKNSKLNVVLGSIAGAVTLLVLGVLFVLWWQRMRYRPEIFIDVSGQNDHRLEFGQIKRFSWRELQIATNNFSEQNVLGKGGFGKVYKGVLPGPDSIKIAVKRLFDVQSPEGEMAFLREVELISIAVHKNILRLIGFCTTPTERLLVYPFMENLSVASRLRDIKLNEPALDWSTRMQIALGAARGLEYLHEHCNPKIIHRDVKAANVLLDGNFEAVVGDFGLAKMMDIGRNTVTTGLRGTMGHIAPEYIKTGRPSVKTDIFGYGVTLLEIVTGERVIAFYPEAGEIMLIDRVKLMMEEGQLEAIVDRNLGDLYNLEELEKIIQIALLCTDMEPDHRPAMSEVVQMLEGELVPAERWQEWQLAELNRRQQYEMRQQCKPFSFSEESLNIQEAIELSTGR; encoded by the exons ATGAAGCTGTTAGTTTTTGCGCTAGTTTTATTGGGATGTCTACaatcttctgctgctgctgagtTCCAAG TCGAAGCACTGTATGAAATGAGGCAACAACTCATCGATAACAGTGGTGTGCTTAATTACTGGAAGGATAATCAAATGAGCCCCTGCTATTGGGACCATGTTACTTGTCAGGACAACAAAGTTACAACAAT AAGTTTGTCCTCATCTGGGTTAACAGGAACCCTGTCACCCAGCATTGCAAAGATAACAACTTTACAAGAGCT GATATTGCATGGCAACAGCATAACTGGAGTGATTCCTCAGGAGTTTGGAAACCTATCAAGCTTGAAAACTCTAGACCTtggaaaaaataatttaaatggcTCGATACCGGACACTCTTGGCCGCCTTCCTAAACTCGAAATTCT GGATCTAAGCCAAAATCATTTAAGTGGGAGTATCCCAAGCTCTTTCATAAATCTTCAATCATTGAATAATAT TAATCTTGCATATAATAATCTTAGCGGTGAAATACCACAATATCTACTTCGGGTGCCTCAATACAA CTATACAGGCAATCATTTGAATTGTGGTCAACATTTATTTCCATGTGAAGGAGGCAGCACAAAGACAG ATGGATCAAAAAACTCCAAGTTAAATGTGGTCCTTGGAAGCATTGCTGGAGCAGTCACACTACTTGTCCTTGGAGTTCTGTTTGTGTTATGGTGGCAAAGAATGCGTTACCGACCTGAAATCTTCATTGACGTCTCAG GTCAGAATGATCACAGGCTAGAGTTTGGGCAAATAAAGCGGTTCTCATGGCGAGAGCTCCAGATTGCAACCAACAATTTCAGTGAACAGAATGTTCTTGGCAAGGGTGGTTTTGGTAAGGTGTACAAAGGAGTTCTTCCAGGTCCAGACAGTATAAAGATTGCAGTGAAACGACTGTTTGACGTGCAGAGTCCTGAAGGGGAAATGGCTTTCCTCAGAGAAGTTGAATTAATAAGCATCGCTGTCCATAAAAACATACTAAGGTTGATAGGGTTCTGTACGACACCAACAGAGAGGCTCTTAGTTTACCCTTTCATGGAGAATCTGAGTGTTGCTTCCCGTTTAAGAG ATATAAAACTGAATGAACCAGCATTAGATTGGTCTACAAGAATGCAAATAGCTCTTGGTGCTGCACGTGGTTTGGAGTACCTTCACGAGCACTGCAATCCCAAGATCATCCACCGTGATGTGAAGGCTGCCAATGTCCTGCTTGATGGAAACTTTGAAGCAGTGGTAGGAGATTTTGGCCTAGCGAAGATGATGGACATAGGGAGGAATACAGTCACAACGGGGCTCCGTGGTACTATGGGCCACATAGCTCCTGAGTACATAAAGACAGGAAGGCCATCAGTTAAGACAGATATCTTTGGATATGGTGTCACGCTATTAGAGATTGTGACAGGAGAACGGGTAATTGCATTCTATCCTGAAGCAGGCGAGATCATGCTAATTGATCGG GTCAAACTAATGATGGAAGAAGGGCAACTAGAAGCCATTGTGGATCGCAATCTAGGTGATCTATACAACCTTGAAGAGCTGGAGAAGATTATCCAGATAGCACTCCTCTGCACCGACATGGAACCTGATCATCGCCCTGCAATGTCCGAAGTGGTGCAGATGCTGGAAGGAGAATTGGTCCCAGCAGAGCGATGGCAGGAGTGGCAGCTGGCTGAGCTCAACCGACGACAACAGTATGAAATGAGGCAGCAATGCAAACCATTCAGCTTCAGCGAAGAGTCTCTAAACATTCAGGAAGCCATTGAGCTGTCGACTGGAAGATGA
- the LOC101773616 gene encoding mannose/glucose-specific lectin isoform X2 — protein sequence MDTQDDIYDTLEDMVCDEIGEPLRLRLHLLQAITNNFSEENLIGRGGYGEVYKVEVVPQGVKNIFAETREKLLCFKYLRNGSLGKHLTVEPCGLQWRVCYQIIKGICLGLDYLHERHIVHLDLKPDNILLDDGMVPKIADFGLSRLLNKESRTITEKICGTRGYMAPEYIDSGVITVKADIYSLGVIIGHMVKGRNTGATSDQDVLVSWMTRLVKDSSQMKETQLDIGYQQIKACIEISQRCTQPKPEDRPSMPDILCMLEETEAANRSAVGSAPNGRLKLAKFGPWGGAGGKPRDVKIAPYRLDSVTISSGVVIDSIQFSYTDHDGQYHTIGPWGGFGGNTNSFHLGPSEFLIGVSGSIGSFNGLKKVITSLTFVTNARSYGPFGRARGRPFHIQVQSHGCIVGFFGHSRRYLEAIGFYTDQDARVTSNGPWRGDGGVHHDNTVKPHYLDHNGQQCTAGPSGGCGGSARKLELSKFGPWGGDGGESKDIKIPPYRLDSITISSGVIIDSIDFSYTDHDGLYHTTGPWGGHGGNNNTFKLGPSEFLTGVSGSIGSFNTLVNVITSLTFVTNVRNYGPFGKGRGPHFHIPMESNGCIVGFFGRAGRYLDAIGVYTNHEMERIGLEEPGVARIGPWGGDRGVLHDITVTPHHLERVTIFSGTIIDSLEFLYSDHDGKQHTAGPWGGCGGGGRKIRFDPSEFIVKVSGTFCAWHGVKNVLSSLTLVTNTGRSYGPYGTEFGTAFHVPEQSNSRIVGFFAHGEDYIEAIGAYVRTL from the exons ATGGATACTCAAGATGATATCTATGACACTCTCGAAGACATGGTATGTGATGAAATAGGAGAGCCATTGAGGCTTAGGCTACACCTCTTGCAAGCCATCACAAACAACTTCTCTGAGGAGAACCTTATTGGCCGCGGTGGATATGGCGAAGTTTACAAG GTAGAGGTGGTGCCACAAGGAGTGAAAAATATTTTCGCGGAAACACGAGAAAAATTACTTTGCTTCAAGTATTTGCGTAATGGAAGCCTTGGCAAGCATCTTACAG TCGAACCTTGTGGGCTTCAATGGCGTGTTTGTTACCAAATAATAAAAGGAATTTGTCTCGGTTTGGATTATCTGCATGAGAGGCACATAGTTCATCTAGATCTCAAACCAGATAATATATTGCTTGATGATGGCATGGTGCCCAAAATTGCGGATTTTGGTCTGTCAAGGCTCTTAAATAAAGAAAGCCGCACAATCACTGAAAAGATATGTGGAACACG GGGATACATGGCACCCGAGTACATAGACAGTGGAGTAATCACAGTCAAGGCAGACATATATAGTTTGGGTgtgataattggacacatggtGAAGGGACGTAACACCGGAGCTACGTCTGACCAAGAT GTACTGGTGAGCTGGATGACTAGGCTCGTAAAGGATTCATCACAGATGAAGGAGACGCAATTGGACATTGGCTACCAGCAAATAAAAGCATGCATCGAGATATCACAGAGGTGCACGCAGCCTAAACCAGAGGATAGGCCATCTATGCCTGATATCCTATGTATGCTGGAGGAAACGGAAGCAGCAAACCGATCTGCCGTTGGGTCTGCTCCAAATGGCCGG CTTAAGCTTGCTAAATTTGGGCCATGGGGTGGAGCTGGAGGGAAGCCACGAGACGTCAAAATTGCACCCTACCGTTTGGACAGCGTAACAATCAGCAGTGGAGTTGTCATCGATTCGATCCAGTTTTCATACACTGACCACGATGGCCAGTATCACACTATAGGCCCTTGGGGCGGCTTTGGCGGCAACACTAACTCA TTTCATCTAGGTCCTTCGGAGTTTCTGATAGGAGTATCAGGATCAATCGGCTCATTCAATGGTCTCAAAAAAGTTATAACATCGCTTACATTTGTCACCAATGCTCGTAGCTATGGACCATTTGGAAGAGCGCGAGGAAGACCGTTCCACATTCAAGTGCAGAGCCATGGCTGCATTGTTGGTTTCTTTGGTCATTCTAGGAGATATCTCGAAGCAATCGGTTTCTATACGGACCAAGAT GCTAGGGTCACCTCAAATGGGCCTTGGCGTGGAGATGGAGGGGTTCATCATGATAACACAGTAAAACCACATTACCTG GACCACAACGGCCAGCAGTGCACTGCAGGTCCATCTGGAGGATGTGGAGGTAGCGCTCGTAAG CTTGAGCTGTCCAAATTTGGTCCATGgggtggagatggaggagagTCAAAAGACATCAAAATACCACCCTACCGTTTGGACAGCATTACAATTAGCAGTGGAGTTATCATCGATTCGATCGATTTTTCGTACACCGACCACGATGGCCTGTACCACACTACAGGCCCTTGGGGCGGCCATGGGGGGAACAACAACACG TTTAAGCTAGGACCTTCGGAGTTTCTGACAGGAGTATCAGGATCAATCGGTTCATTCAACACTCTAGTAAACGTTATAACATCGCTTACGTTTGTCACCAACGTTCGTAATTATGGACCATTTGGAAAAGGGCGGGGACCACATTTCCACATTCCAATGGAGAGCAATGGCTGCATCGTTGGTTTCTTTGGGCGTGCAGGGCGATATCTCGATGCAATTGGTGTCTACACAAACCATGAGATGGAAAGAATTGGACTTGAAGAG CCTGGGGTCGCCAGGATAGGGCCTTGGGGTGGAGATCGAGGGGTTCTTCATGACATCACAGTAACACCACATCACCTGGAAAGAGTGACAATTTTTAGTGGAACTATCATAGATTCACTTGAGTTTTTATACAGTGACCATGACGGCAAGCAGCACACTGCAGGTCCATGGGGCGGCTGTGGAGGTGGCGGTCGTAAG ATTCGTTTTGACCCTTCAGAGTTTATAGTGAAAGTTTCCGGAACATTTTGTGCATGGCATGGAGTTAAAAATGTTCTATCTTCTCTTACACTTGTGACCAACACAGGCAGATCATATGGGCCTTATGGAACAGAGTTTGGAACTGCTTTCCACGTTCCGGAGCAGAGCAATAGCAGAATTGTTGGCTTTTTCGCGCACGGAGAAGATTACATCGAAGCAATTGGCGCCTATGTTCGCACTCTGTAA
- the LOC101773616 gene encoding mannose/glucose-specific lectin isoform X1: MDTQDDIYDTLEDMVCDEIGEPLRLRLHLLQAITNNFSEENLIGRGGYGEVYKGVLGTTGFVAVKKLYSSYAIEDETFNREVGCLMKIRHHNIVWFVGYCADTQVEVVPQGVKNIFAETREKLLCFKYLRNGSLGKHLTVEPCGLQWRVCYQIIKGICLGLDYLHERHIVHLDLKPDNILLDDGMVPKIADFGLSRLLNKESRTITEKICGTRGYMAPEYIDSGVITVKADIYSLGVIIGHMVKGRNTGATSDQDVLVSWMTRLVKDSSQMKETQLDIGYQQIKACIEISQRCTQPKPEDRPSMPDILCMLEETEAANRSAVGSAPNGRLKLAKFGPWGGAGGKPRDVKIAPYRLDSVTISSGVVIDSIQFSYTDHDGQYHTIGPWGGFGGNTNSFHLGPSEFLIGVSGSIGSFNGLKKVITSLTFVTNARSYGPFGRARGRPFHIQVQSHGCIVGFFGHSRRYLEAIGFYTDQDARVTSNGPWRGDGGVHHDNTVKPHYLDHNGQQCTAGPSGGCGGSARKLELSKFGPWGGDGGESKDIKIPPYRLDSITISSGVIIDSIDFSYTDHDGLYHTTGPWGGHGGNNNTFKLGPSEFLTGVSGSIGSFNTLVNVITSLTFVTNVRNYGPFGKGRGPHFHIPMESNGCIVGFFGRAGRYLDAIGVYTNHEMERIGLEEPGVARIGPWGGDRGVLHDITVTPHHLERVTIFSGTIIDSLEFLYSDHDGKQHTAGPWGGCGGGGRKIRFDPSEFIVKVSGTFCAWHGVKNVLSSLTLVTNTGRSYGPYGTEFGTAFHVPEQSNSRIVGFFAHGEDYIEAIGAYVRTL, encoded by the exons ATGGATACTCAAGATGATATCTATGACACTCTCGAAGACATGGTATGTGATGAAATAGGAGAGCCATTGAGGCTTAGGCTACACCTCTTGCAAGCCATCACAAACAACTTCTCTGAGGAGAACCTTATTGGCCGCGGTGGATATGGCGAAGTTTACAAG GGAGTCCTTGGAACAACTGGCTTTGTTGCTGTCAAGAAGTTATACTCATCTTATGCAATCGAAGATGAAACATTTAATCGCGAGGTTGGTTGTCTGATGAAGATTAGGCACCACAACATAGTCTGGTTTGTTGGGTACTGTGCTGACACGCAGGTAGAGGTGGTGCCACAAGGAGTGAAAAATATTTTCGCGGAAACACGAGAAAAATTACTTTGCTTCAAGTATTTGCGTAATGGAAGCCTTGGCAAGCATCTTACAG TCGAACCTTGTGGGCTTCAATGGCGTGTTTGTTACCAAATAATAAAAGGAATTTGTCTCGGTTTGGATTATCTGCATGAGAGGCACATAGTTCATCTAGATCTCAAACCAGATAATATATTGCTTGATGATGGCATGGTGCCCAAAATTGCGGATTTTGGTCTGTCAAGGCTCTTAAATAAAGAAAGCCGCACAATCACTGAAAAGATATGTGGAACACG GGGATACATGGCACCCGAGTACATAGACAGTGGAGTAATCACAGTCAAGGCAGACATATATAGTTTGGGTgtgataattggacacatggtGAAGGGACGTAACACCGGAGCTACGTCTGACCAAGAT GTACTGGTGAGCTGGATGACTAGGCTCGTAAAGGATTCATCACAGATGAAGGAGACGCAATTGGACATTGGCTACCAGCAAATAAAAGCATGCATCGAGATATCACAGAGGTGCACGCAGCCTAAACCAGAGGATAGGCCATCTATGCCTGATATCCTATGTATGCTGGAGGAAACGGAAGCAGCAAACCGATCTGCCGTTGGGTCTGCTCCAAATGGCCGG CTTAAGCTTGCTAAATTTGGGCCATGGGGTGGAGCTGGAGGGAAGCCACGAGACGTCAAAATTGCACCCTACCGTTTGGACAGCGTAACAATCAGCAGTGGAGTTGTCATCGATTCGATCCAGTTTTCATACACTGACCACGATGGCCAGTATCACACTATAGGCCCTTGGGGCGGCTTTGGCGGCAACACTAACTCA TTTCATCTAGGTCCTTCGGAGTTTCTGATAGGAGTATCAGGATCAATCGGCTCATTCAATGGTCTCAAAAAAGTTATAACATCGCTTACATTTGTCACCAATGCTCGTAGCTATGGACCATTTGGAAGAGCGCGAGGAAGACCGTTCCACATTCAAGTGCAGAGCCATGGCTGCATTGTTGGTTTCTTTGGTCATTCTAGGAGATATCTCGAAGCAATCGGTTTCTATACGGACCAAGAT GCTAGGGTCACCTCAAATGGGCCTTGGCGTGGAGATGGAGGGGTTCATCATGATAACACAGTAAAACCACATTACCTG GACCACAACGGCCAGCAGTGCACTGCAGGTCCATCTGGAGGATGTGGAGGTAGCGCTCGTAAG CTTGAGCTGTCCAAATTTGGTCCATGgggtggagatggaggagagTCAAAAGACATCAAAATACCACCCTACCGTTTGGACAGCATTACAATTAGCAGTGGAGTTATCATCGATTCGATCGATTTTTCGTACACCGACCACGATGGCCTGTACCACACTACAGGCCCTTGGGGCGGCCATGGGGGGAACAACAACACG TTTAAGCTAGGACCTTCGGAGTTTCTGACAGGAGTATCAGGATCAATCGGTTCATTCAACACTCTAGTAAACGTTATAACATCGCTTACGTTTGTCACCAACGTTCGTAATTATGGACCATTTGGAAAAGGGCGGGGACCACATTTCCACATTCCAATGGAGAGCAATGGCTGCATCGTTGGTTTCTTTGGGCGTGCAGGGCGATATCTCGATGCAATTGGTGTCTACACAAACCATGAGATGGAAAGAATTGGACTTGAAGAG CCTGGGGTCGCCAGGATAGGGCCTTGGGGTGGAGATCGAGGGGTTCTTCATGACATCACAGTAACACCACATCACCTGGAAAGAGTGACAATTTTTAGTGGAACTATCATAGATTCACTTGAGTTTTTATACAGTGACCATGACGGCAAGCAGCACACTGCAGGTCCATGGGGCGGCTGTGGAGGTGGCGGTCGTAAG ATTCGTTTTGACCCTTCAGAGTTTATAGTGAAAGTTTCCGGAACATTTTGTGCATGGCATGGAGTTAAAAATGTTCTATCTTCTCTTACACTTGTGACCAACACAGGCAGATCATATGGGCCTTATGGAACAGAGTTTGGAACTGCTTTCCACGTTCCGGAGCAGAGCAATAGCAGAATTGTTGGCTTTTTCGCGCACGGAGAAGATTACATCGAAGCAATTGGCGCCTATGTTCGCACTCTGTAA
- the LOC101773616 gene encoding mannose/glucose-specific lectin isoform X3 produces the protein MKIRHHNIVWFVGYCADTQVEVVPQGVKNIFAETREKLLCFKYLRNGSLGKHLTVEPCGLQWRVCYQIIKGICLGLDYLHERHIVHLDLKPDNILLDDGMVPKIADFGLSRLLNKESRTITEKICGTRGYMAPEYIDSGVITVKADIYSLGVIIGHMVKGRNTGATSDQDVLVSWMTRLVKDSSQMKETQLDIGYQQIKACIEISQRCTQPKPEDRPSMPDILCMLEETEAANRSAVGSAPNGRLKLAKFGPWGGAGGKPRDVKIAPYRLDSVTISSGVVIDSIQFSYTDHDGQYHTIGPWGGFGGNTNSFHLGPSEFLIGVSGSIGSFNGLKKVITSLTFVTNARSYGPFGRARGRPFHIQVQSHGCIVGFFGHSRRYLEAIGFYTDQDARVTSNGPWRGDGGVHHDNTVKPHYLDHNGQQCTAGPSGGCGGSARKLELSKFGPWGGDGGESKDIKIPPYRLDSITISSGVIIDSIDFSYTDHDGLYHTTGPWGGHGGNNNTFKLGPSEFLTGVSGSIGSFNTLVNVITSLTFVTNVRNYGPFGKGRGPHFHIPMESNGCIVGFFGRAGRYLDAIGVYTNHEMERIGLEEPGVARIGPWGGDRGVLHDITVTPHHLERVTIFSGTIIDSLEFLYSDHDGKQHTAGPWGGCGGGGRKIRFDPSEFIVKVSGTFCAWHGVKNVLSSLTLVTNTGRSYGPYGTEFGTAFHVPEQSNSRIVGFFAHGEDYIEAIGAYVRTL, from the exons ATGAAGATTAGGCACCACAACATAGTCTGGTTTGTTGGGTACTGTGCTGACACGCAGGTAGAGGTGGTGCCACAAGGAGTGAAAAATATTTTCGCGGAAACACGAGAAAAATTACTTTGCTTCAAGTATTTGCGTAATGGAAGCCTTGGCAAGCATCTTACAG TCGAACCTTGTGGGCTTCAATGGCGTGTTTGTTACCAAATAATAAAAGGAATTTGTCTCGGTTTGGATTATCTGCATGAGAGGCACATAGTTCATCTAGATCTCAAACCAGATAATATATTGCTTGATGATGGCATGGTGCCCAAAATTGCGGATTTTGGTCTGTCAAGGCTCTTAAATAAAGAAAGCCGCACAATCACTGAAAAGATATGTGGAACACG GGGATACATGGCACCCGAGTACATAGACAGTGGAGTAATCACAGTCAAGGCAGACATATATAGTTTGGGTgtgataattggacacatggtGAAGGGACGTAACACCGGAGCTACGTCTGACCAAGAT GTACTGGTGAGCTGGATGACTAGGCTCGTAAAGGATTCATCACAGATGAAGGAGACGCAATTGGACATTGGCTACCAGCAAATAAAAGCATGCATCGAGATATCACAGAGGTGCACGCAGCCTAAACCAGAGGATAGGCCATCTATGCCTGATATCCTATGTATGCTGGAGGAAACGGAAGCAGCAAACCGATCTGCCGTTGGGTCTGCTCCAAATGGCCGG CTTAAGCTTGCTAAATTTGGGCCATGGGGTGGAGCTGGAGGGAAGCCACGAGACGTCAAAATTGCACCCTACCGTTTGGACAGCGTAACAATCAGCAGTGGAGTTGTCATCGATTCGATCCAGTTTTCATACACTGACCACGATGGCCAGTATCACACTATAGGCCCTTGGGGCGGCTTTGGCGGCAACACTAACTCA TTTCATCTAGGTCCTTCGGAGTTTCTGATAGGAGTATCAGGATCAATCGGCTCATTCAATGGTCTCAAAAAAGTTATAACATCGCTTACATTTGTCACCAATGCTCGTAGCTATGGACCATTTGGAAGAGCGCGAGGAAGACCGTTCCACATTCAAGTGCAGAGCCATGGCTGCATTGTTGGTTTCTTTGGTCATTCTAGGAGATATCTCGAAGCAATCGGTTTCTATACGGACCAAGAT GCTAGGGTCACCTCAAATGGGCCTTGGCGTGGAGATGGAGGGGTTCATCATGATAACACAGTAAAACCACATTACCTG GACCACAACGGCCAGCAGTGCACTGCAGGTCCATCTGGAGGATGTGGAGGTAGCGCTCGTAAG CTTGAGCTGTCCAAATTTGGTCCATGgggtggagatggaggagagTCAAAAGACATCAAAATACCACCCTACCGTTTGGACAGCATTACAATTAGCAGTGGAGTTATCATCGATTCGATCGATTTTTCGTACACCGACCACGATGGCCTGTACCACACTACAGGCCCTTGGGGCGGCCATGGGGGGAACAACAACACG TTTAAGCTAGGACCTTCGGAGTTTCTGACAGGAGTATCAGGATCAATCGGTTCATTCAACACTCTAGTAAACGTTATAACATCGCTTACGTTTGTCACCAACGTTCGTAATTATGGACCATTTGGAAAAGGGCGGGGACCACATTTCCACATTCCAATGGAGAGCAATGGCTGCATCGTTGGTTTCTTTGGGCGTGCAGGGCGATATCTCGATGCAATTGGTGTCTACACAAACCATGAGATGGAAAGAATTGGACTTGAAGAG CCTGGGGTCGCCAGGATAGGGCCTTGGGGTGGAGATCGAGGGGTTCTTCATGACATCACAGTAACACCACATCACCTGGAAAGAGTGACAATTTTTAGTGGAACTATCATAGATTCACTTGAGTTTTTATACAGTGACCATGACGGCAAGCAGCACACTGCAGGTCCATGGGGCGGCTGTGGAGGTGGCGGTCGTAAG ATTCGTTTTGACCCTTCAGAGTTTATAGTGAAAGTTTCCGGAACATTTTGTGCATGGCATGGAGTTAAAAATGTTCTATCTTCTCTTACACTTGTGACCAACACAGGCAGATCATATGGGCCTTATGGAACAGAGTTTGGAACTGCTTTCCACGTTCCGGAGCAGAGCAATAGCAGAATTGTTGGCTTTTTCGCGCACGGAGAAGATTACATCGAAGCAATTGGCGCCTATGTTCGCACTCTGTAA